AAGCTCTTCCCACCCTCGACGCGTGGACGTAGATTCGTAACTACCGTCCGCGCAGGGAGATGCAATGGCTACGAACAAATCCACGGATACCAAAGTCGACAAAAAACCGGTTGAACAGCAGGCCGTGCCGCAGACCAACGGAAAGGTCCAGCCATCGGACGGCAAGCAGACGGTCGCCATAACAGCGGACTATACGAACGAATTGGATGAGCTCCGCGAGCTGAAAATCAAGAGCAAAAAAATCAAGGAAAACGCCGACGACGATGCCTGGCGGCATAACTACCCGTATGACACGAAGCTGTCCCGGCGCAGCTACGAAAAGCAGAAGCGTGCCCTGCAGATCGAGCTGCTCAAGATGCAGCTCTGGGTCAAGGACACGGGGCAGAAGATGCTCATCATTTTTGAAGGCCGCGATGCCGCGGGCAAGGGCGGCGCCATTAAGCGATTCAATGAGCACCTCAACCCCCGCGGCGCGCGCATTGTCGCTCTGGAGAAGCCAACGGATGGCGAGCGGACGCAGTGGTATTTCCAGCGGTACGTGGCGAAACTTCCCAGCGGCGGCGAGATCGTCATGATGGACCGGTCCTGGTACAACAGGGCGGGTGTCGAACGCGTGATGGGATACTGCACCCCGGCCCAGTATCTGGAGTTTATGCGCGAGGTGCCGGAGCTTGAACGGATGCTCGTGAACTCGGGTGTGCTGCTCAACAAGCTGTGGTTCTCGGTGGGACGTGCGGAGCAGGTGGCCCGGTTCGCTGCCCGGGAAACGGATCCGGTGAAGCAGTGGAAGCTCTCCCCCACCGATCTGGCCAGCCTGGATAAATGGGATGACTACACCGAGGCCAAGGAAGCCATGTTCTTCTACACCGATACCGGTGACGCTCCCTGGACGGTGGTGAAGTCCAACGACAAGAAGCGCGCGAGGCTTGAAGCCATGCGCCATGTCCTGCATTCCGTGGACTATCCCAACAAGGACGCCTCGGTGGCGCATGCTCCGGATCCATTAATTGTGGGTCCTGCCGCGAGCCATTTCGAAGAGGGCGAGGAGCCCAGCGGCCAGTTCCCGGTTGTGAAGCCCAAGGGTTGAGGATATGGCGCCCGGCGCCTATCCGAGGGGGCGCTCCACTGACACATACTCAAAGATGACGCTGGTGTTGGTCCCGGCGACCTCGGGATGCACGCTCAAGTTGTTCGCCACCAGTCCTCGCAGAGCCTCGGAGTCCGCCAACGCCACGTGAATCAGGAAATCCCGGTCACCGGTG
This genomic interval from Arthrobacter citreus contains the following:
- the ppk2 gene encoding polyphosphate kinase 2 — its product is MATNKSTDTKVDKKPVEQQAVPQTNGKVQPSDGKQTVAITADYTNELDELRELKIKSKKIKENADDDAWRHNYPYDTKLSRRSYEKQKRALQIELLKMQLWVKDTGQKMLIIFEGRDAAGKGGAIKRFNEHLNPRGARIVALEKPTDGERTQWYFQRYVAKLPSGGEIVMMDRSWYNRAGVERVMGYCTPAQYLEFMREVPELERMLVNSGVLLNKLWFSVGRAEQVARFAARETDPVKQWKLSPTDLASLDKWDDYTEAKEAMFFYTDTGDAPWTVVKSNDKKRARLEAMRHVLHSVDYPNKDASVAHAPDPLIVGPAASHFEEGEEPSGQFPVVKPKG